In Miscanthus floridulus cultivar M001 chromosome 19, ASM1932011v1, whole genome shotgun sequence, the DNA window tcggtcacttcccatacttgatcattgattgaaccaagatgcatcctcatctttctcttccaataatcatagcatgtgccatcaaagaacggtggtttactccccacatggttgaacataacttgagccataatttgacaccgaggttgttaagccttcaatcaaacgatgaccacggctctgataccacttaaaaggtcctaatatggctagagggggggtgaatagcttgGAGTAGTActatctatctcataatcactttgataaactaggttagcacttggggtttcatcaattaaccaaaaccaaactagagctttcactttaCCAGCTGTACCAACCATCAACAAAAGGTGCACAGCTAGAGGGCAGTAGTATACCTCTCTCGCCAATCAACAAATGGTCTGATTCTGGTGGTGATCTTGATTCAGTGGAGCTGCACATGACAAGAGCAGAAATATGCCAGGTAGAGGCCAGTTTAACTGATGAGGGTAATCTGAAATATGACTTAGGTGCAGCAGGGAGCACACATCAGTTACCGGCCTGGAGTCATGGAATTTCCAGTCCAGGGGAAAGTGAGACACAGCTTGAGTTGTATAGGATGTCTGATACACAATGGGATCCAGGATTGTGTGCCCAGGATTATAAATACAGAGTTGATGTAGATTTCAATGAGCATCGCACAGCTCTCAGACCATTGGAGAAAGCTCTTATGCTGCAAATTCAACAACATCTCTCTACCAATGGAACTGAAAGAACCATTGTCCTGACAGAAATAAGGCTTTATTGGGCTCCTTATGTTATCAGTCGGTGCACAGTGCTAGAATATCGAGCATTTAAGTGCCAAAAATTGTGCAAACTATACAATTTCAAACGAGATGAAACTAGTCATGGAGAAGATATTCTACATGCTTCAGTACTCAATGAATTCTTGACTTGGATGGTGTGGAGATGCATATTAGTATTACATCTTGATGGTCCATGGGATCCTGGTATTTTTCATGCCGTTGCTTGGGGACAAGCAACATTTTGTGGGGGTGGAAATGATATATGTCAACGCATGTTACAGTCAAGTTGTAAAATGGAGACGCATGCTACAGTCCTGGGTGCCAATGATGTATTGCAGCATATCAGTGCTTGTTCTCTATTCCTACAGCTTGGTCGCAGAAAACTATATAGGGTGTTGTCTAGTGGTGGTGACTCTTCCCAATTCCTAAAACCTAGCATATATGTAACAAACCAAATGTTTCGGGAAATACTTGGTCAATTCTTTTGTTCTAAGGCCCAGAGATTTGCTGCTGAAGAGCTATACAGCATTCTTGACCAAGTGGATGAACTATTGTTGTTTCCTGACCAAAAGATCGGTAGACCATGGTGTGACACTGATCGGATATGTGAACTGATTCTATCTCGAAGAGGCAATGGTTTCAGCCCAAGCAAATGTTTGTTGCAACTAAAGCCATACATAGTGAGACAGTGGGATCTAGGAATTTCTGGGATCTTTAGTCATCGAGATACAATTCATGGTCATAACATTTTGTGGGGGTGGAAATGTAACACCCATGAATAGCAAGGTGTCCAAGGCTTTAGCTGACAGGTGGACCACCCACCCATGGGACCCAGGTGGAAGACCAGATGATGTGTATAAGTTCCAAGAGTATGAACTGGGGAGGCTAGAAAAGAAAATAGAGAAGAAGACAGAGGTAAGGAAACTAGGCTTCCTACTCCGTATCGAGATCCCCTCCGATCTTCGATTGTTGCCGCTCACGTCGCCGGCTTGATCTCACCAGCAGCCACGGGTCGTCACAGTTGGTTGAAGAAAAATGCCCACTCCTGTTCCTTTAAGTCACGGTATGACAGAATACTGCCAATAGTTATAATGGCCAGTGGCAATCCTTGGCACTTTGCAACAATTTAATTTGCCCAATATCTTATATTTTCAGGACAAATGTTATCTTTTGAAGCATGAAAGGCCTTTTTACAAAATAGTTCCCAAGATTCAGCATGTTTAAGGGTTTTAAGTTCAATGACATAGTTGTCAACCGTCAAAGAAGACACATCTTTCCTCCGGGTTGTTATCAGCACTTTACTTCCACAGTTGTTTTTGACAAATGCATAGTTCAAAAATAGCCAAGCATCTTTGTCCCATACAtctgttatgaccggcatcccctATGCCAGGCGCAGGCCCAATAGTGGCTAGGGGGGCCGGTCTGTTAAGGGGCTTAGAGGCCCCCAATTTATCGCTTATTTGGTATTTTCTTAGAGATATATATAGTTCCTTAATTATAGTATCTATAGGGAAGGTTAAATACCTGTAATCGGGGATGATTGGAATTAAGCAGAAAGCAACAATTAAGTTGCTGGCTTCCCTTGGGAGCCAGCCGTCCCTGCCCTCTCCCTTGCATGAACAGTACCCGCGTTACTGTAGCACTACGTGAACTCtagggctgcagcagcagccgccgctctCGCCGCCATGGCCCCTCGCCAACGTCAAGAGTACAGACCACGTCCTCCCCTCTTCTACCCCTATAACCTGCGCAGCAACACCGGTAGGGCATCAAGTCCTatcaatctggtatcagagatctctggttcgatcatgtccagccctctaccgagttcttcccacccgccgccgccgcacacccACCCGCCGCCACCAGCATCTTCGTCGGTGCTGCTGCTCCACACATCAGGCGCGTCGGCTTTAGGCGCGCTGGCGTCCTCAGGGGCGATCGCGCCCTCAGCCCCGGCGCCGTCGTCGCCCGCCGCCCTCGTCCTCACCCCGGAGCAGATGATGGCCGCAATCCTGGAATTAGGGCAGGCCGTGGCGGGCATCAGGGCCTTCCTCGTCGGGCCCTATGCGCCCCAGCCGCAGCCCCAGCtgccacctccgccgccgccacaccAACAGCAGCtacccctgccgccgccgcccttggCCGCGACCACGGCGCCGGTCATCTCGTACCAGTATGGGATGCCCTACGACGGGACTGCCCCATCCAGCAGATCAGGTTCCCGTCGTCGCCGTCACCGCTTCCGGCTTGGATCGTCGGTTCGTCGAAACCCATCTACACGGTGCCCAGTACCCAGCCACACCTACCGCCGCTCCCGACCACCGGGACTGTCATGGCGCCTGGCGGCGCCCCGGCTCCGGGCGTCCTCTACGGCGAGGTGGACGGGCCCCCTGTTCCACGGCGGCAGCCTGATGCCGACGCTCTCCGCCGCGTCGCCCTCGCTGGACAGCACGGGCGCGGCGCCCTTGGCCGCCGCCCAAGTTTTACAAGTTGGAGTTCGCCACATACGACGGCTCCGTTGATCCCCTGAATTGGCTCAACCAGTGTGAGCAATTCTTTCGGGGTCAGCGCACGCTCGCCTTTGACCGTACCTGGCTCGCCTCCTATCATCTTCGGGGGGCGGCCCAGACTTGGTACTACGCTCTCGAGCAGGACGAGGACATGCCACCGTGGGAGCGCTTCAAGGAGCTGTGTCGTCTGCGCTTCGGCCCTCCGATCTGCGGGAGTCGGCTGGCTGAGCTGGGCCGGTTGCCGTTTGTTTCCACTGTGCAGGAGTTCGCCGATCGCTTCCAGGCGGTGGCATGTCACGCCCGGGACGTCTCCATGCGTCAGCGGGCCGAGATCTTCGTTGGTGGCCTTCCGGATCATATCCGGGTGGACGTGGAGATGCGCGACCCCCCGGACCTCCAGACGGCCATGTACTATGCCCGGGCGTTCGAGCGTCGTGCGGCTACCATGCAGCCGGTGCCGCCTCCTTGAGCCGCTCGTCCGGCCCAGGCGGGGCAGGCCCCCGCTGCGGCCAATGCGGCCCCCGCGGCGCGCCCGTTTCGCTGCCTTACACCGGCGGAGCAGCTGGAACGTCGTCGCCAATGACTATGCTACAACTGCGACGAGCCCTATGTCCCTGGACATGTGTGTCAGCGGCTCTTCTACCTGGAGTCCGGGGACTACATTGAGGAGGACGCCGCGCCCGCCGAGGACGGGGACGCGGCCATACGACCAGAGGAGCCGGCCGCCCAGGGGCAGGCGGCCGCTAACGCATTTGTCGTGTCCCTCCATGCACTTGCAGGTATCCGGACGGAGAACATGATGCTGCTGCCGGTGATGGTCAAGGGGGAGCGCCTCTTGGCCCTTCTCGATAACAGCTCCACCCACAACTTCCTCCAGGGCGCAACCATGCGCCGCCTAGGGCTTCCGCCCACCGGGGGGCACAGCTCCGCGTCACCGTCGCCAACGGCGATCGCCTGCGTTGCGAGGGCATCGCCCGTCACATCCCCATCAGTATCAGGGCCGAGGACTTCTCCATCACATGCGTCGGCCTCGACTTGGGCTGCTTCGACTTCATCCTCAGCGTCGACTTCCTATGGACCTTGGGCCCCATTCTCTGGGACTTCGAGGCCATGACGTTGGCCTTCTGGTGCGAGGGTCGCCGCGTCCTCTGGAAGGGCGTGGGCGGCTCTGACTCGGCCGCGCCCTAGCAGCATGTGGCGGCGACCTCCGTCGACTCTCAGCAGCCCTTGCTGGACCGCCTACTGTAGCAGCACAGCGCCATCTTCGAGGAGCAGCAGGGCCTTCCACCGGCCCGTCCGtacgaccaccgcatccacctccTGCCAGACACCGCTCCCGTCGCCGTGCGCCCGTACCGCTACCCCCAGCTGCAGAAGGACGAGCTGGAACGGCAGTGCGAGGACATGCTCACCCAGGGCATCATCCGGCCTAGCACTTCGCCGTTCTCGGCGCCCGTGCTCCTTGTCCGCAAAAGCGGACAAGTCTTGGCGCTTCTGCATCGCCTACCGCCTGCAGCTGCCGGAGGGCGCCCGCGTCCACGATGTCTTCCACGTGGGGCTGCTGAAGCGGCACCGCGGAGATCCACCGGCTGTTCCGGCCACCCTTCCGCCGGTCCTCGATGGTCGCGTTCTGCCGGGACCAGAGCGGGCGCTGCAGGCACAGCAACGCCGCGGTGTCTGGCGCGTGCGGATCAAGTGGCGCGGCCTTCCGGACGAGGATGCTACCTGGGAGCCTCTCGGCGAGTTCCGCGAGCACTTCCCCGACTTCCAACTCGAGGACGAGTTGTTCgcgcaggcggggagagatgttatgaccggcatcccctATGCTAGGCGCAGGCCCAATAGTGGCTAGGGGGGGCGGTCTGTTAAGGGGCTTAGAGGCTCAATTTATCGCTTATTTGGTATTTTCTTAGAGATAGATATAGTTCCTTAATTATAGCATCTATAGAGAAGGATAAATACCTGTAATGGGGATGATTGGAATTAAGCAGAAAGCAACAATTAAGTTGCTGGCTTCCCTTGGGAGCCAGCCGTCCCTGCCCTCTCCCTCGTGTGAACAGTACCCGCGTTACTGTAGCGCTACGTGAACTCtagggctgcagcagcagccACCGCTCTAGCCGCCACGGCCCCTCGCCAACGTCGAGAGTACAGACCACGTCCTCCCCTCTTCCACCCCTATAACCTGCGCATCAACACCGGTAGGGCATCAAGTCctatcaacatcatccaagacaaTGAAATATTTTTTGTCCCGCAAATAGCTTTGTATTACCTCAACTAATCTCATGCGACTCATGGTCATGAAACCACTTGCCATGCTTGCTCTTTCTCCTATTAGCTGATTTATAATTTCTCTCAGTAGTTCCTCGACTTGATAAGTCTGAGATACAATAACCCATGCATAACAATCAAAAGATGTTATGATCTTTTGATTCTTGTAGACGGTGCTTGCAATAGCAGTTTTTCCTAAACCTCCCATACCAAGGATGGCAATTAGAGACCGGTCTTGTTTCTCCTCAAGTAGGCATTGTGTCAGTTTTCCAATTTCATCAGCATTTCCCACTATCTCAGAATTATCTATCAGGTAAGCAGAATCTGACAGACAAAACTGACTGGAGAGCTGAAAATTGTTATTCCTGTCTAGTTCACTGACAGAGAAACCATATCGATTCCTCATTTCTGATAGCCTCTGAATCCTTGCTTCAACTTGACTGATCTGGCTAGGGAACTTCTGCCATGCTGCAATGTTCTTGATCTGGTGGAACTTTCTCTTGAAGAAGCTGCTTGTATCAACGGCTTGCGCAGTAAGGTAAGCATACTCATCAATGATGTCTTCTACCTCATGGGCAACATTTCTAACCTGGTCCAGCCATGCATCAAATGCCTTGTCACTGACTCTCTGTGCACTAACTTGGTTAATAAAGGCCTGCAGAACCGAAAGTTCGCCCTCAATTTGTTTCATGCTATGCTCAAAATCTGTCATGAGGGGTGCTGCTTCAACCACCTCTTTGGCAATCTTTTCTAGTGCTCCTTCTCCCAGGGAGAGAGCAACTTTTCTGAGAACAACGAAGAGGGCATCTGCCATATCTGCTAAACTTTTCTGAAAAAAACTGTCACCTTgtcatatatataattatatttcTGAACTAACACCTGAAATGCAAAACAGCATATTATTTATTTAAACAATGGACAGGACTTTACTCAAAACATAAAAGGGAATTTATTCAAAATGGAAGTTATCAGGTACTCCCTACTTTTTCTTTCACATGGCGTATTTTATTTTGTTAGGACAATACTTTGGCCAACAATCACTCTATGACTATTAACATTTTATTTCTATGACACGATAAGCAAGTATTTATGAATAGGAAGACATCAACTTTGTGTCACAAAGATCATGTATCATAGGAGTAACCGGGAGTCAAAATACGCATCCTAACGAAATGATATAAGACCTGTAATTTCAAAGAGAGGAAGCGGGAAATGGTTGCGCAATGATTATTATTTAGCAAGAAAGGTTCGCGTACTCAGACCTACTACCGAATTCGTAAGGGGAAGAGGTTGGACTCCAATATCCAGCTATCCATGAGGACACTCATGGACCGAGCGCACAGGATCTGGCCTTGTCCAGTGCCCTTAAGGTGTTCGACGGATTGCTCCAAACAGCAGCGTGCAGTAAATCTTGGCTCTACTCTACGGGTGAACAGAGCGAGAGGAACGAAGAGTCTAATCTCCACGGTTGGTGGCACCCCAGAGCAAGGATggtagagagggagggagggagggaggaggagaaagaAGGCGTACCTCGGGGAGCAGGTGAGGAGACGACGGAGAAGCAGACGAAGAAATGCAACCGAATACGAGGTGAGCTGAAGGGATGCTCAGCAGTCTGCACTTGGACTTCCATCCTGCTTACTAAACTTTGCTAGAGCCATCTAGGTTGTTAAAAAAGGTTGCAAGATCAAAATCAGAGTTGGATTAACCCTTGACCACAGTGTTTTTAAACCGTAACAACAACTTTAGGTCCAAAACAACGTGTTTTTTAAGTTGAGAGTTGGTTTGATCTTTGACCGGGGCCGTACAGACCGAGGACGCCCTTGACGCACCCGCACTTCCTCGAAATTTTGGTGCCTCTTGTTTCTCAACTCACTAATTTTCAGTCCACGCTGCTTCCATTTGAAACATACGAAAGAATCAACTGCACACAATGTGTGCCTACATCACCCCCCATGTCCACAGTTTGTGCACACTGTTATTGGCAATCCTCTAGTCTAATAATGGAATTAGCATCTAATTCTGCACTGCTGGTGAACTGGACGCATATTCATGTATGTTTCCAGCGCGCGGGCCAGCTACAATCCCTGAAAATCAATTTCAGTTGCAGATCTCTTGAAGCATATGATTTTGATCATTTGGGTAGGAACTATATGTATGTTATTGGCTTATAACAACTTTGTTAGCTATTTCATCAAGTAATTTGCATAATAAGAATATGAGATTACCTGCTTGAGAATCAGAAGAGTCAAAATTATGGATGTTAGGTATGTGCTGAACAATGTGATTGTCAGTTCCTTGCAGTcttttagcctgttcgcttgttggtttcagccatgccttatcagccagccaacagtgttttcctctcacaacaaaccagcaccagccggacttatcagcccagaaaccaaccagcgaacagactgtTTCTATGAACCCACTTGACATATCTGTCAGATACATTTGGTCAAGTGTCCTAATGTACTTGATGCCCCAAGGTACAACCTTTAGATTCCTTAAACCAGCAAGTTCCAAAagttgccctgttcgcttggctgataagccatggctgaaagtaccgttggttgatttgttgtgagagaaaaatattgttcgttgactgaaaaagtacggcttataagccaagcgaacagggcgtctTCATTGTTCCATCCTCTATTTCAATATAATTCAGATGTTCCATGTCAGCTAATTGCAGAGATTTGAGCTTGGGGAACCATCCTGTACAGAAATGTTAGCTGTTCCCCAGCATATGCCCCGAAGAGCCACATATCAACAAGATTTAACATGTGAGAGAAGGAGCTAATAGGATCCTTTTTCAGACCAGACCAATCCAAGTTTAACTGTATTAATTTATCAGGAAAAGTTTTGTGGGAGCATGCCTCCCTCCAACTTTCCTGCCAGCCAGAAGAGATTCAGGTTTGGTAATGACTTTAGTGTGTTCAAGTTGAGGATCTCATTGATATCACAAAAAAAAACTGGACCTACGGGGGGAAAGCCACCCCTTGACAGCGATGCCTAACCTTAGCCGACTATATATTTCCACGTGATATCACCGACTATATATTTCCACGTGATATCACCGACTATATATTGATATCACGTGGAAATATATAGTCGGCTAAGGTTAGGCATCGCTGTCAAGGAGTTCCATAACTCTGCAATGTAGCTTTGTTTCACACTTTCACTTCTAGTATACCCAAACTTCTCATCAGTGTCAAGTTCCTCAGCTCTGAAACCAAATTTATATTTACTGAAATGGTGTACAAAGCTTGCAGATTCTTGAGATGATTACAACAAAAGACATTTCACCATTGATGGCCTAAATACACGAGTAACACATATATTACACAGAAATGGCTAAAAAACGAATCTATTACAGCCAAGGCATTTTAACCGTCTTTGTGAGGGTCTGGTAATTTTTTGAACCAATACTTTGGTAAACTCACAATTTACATACAACTAGTACAAAGTACAAACTGTCCAAGTCTAGCGGTGGTACAATGAAAATTCTCATACAGGCCTTGCTATCATAAAATGTTGCAGGTTCCACGGAGATCAGCAAGCCACTGCCACTCTCATATCTCAATCTCTGGCAGCCTGTTCAAGCAAATGTCTACTGTTTTTTTCTGCTGGACATTTTCTGCAAATACAGAAATTTTCGACCAAAACTCATGCTTCAGCCTCCATGGAAACAGATGCTGAATATTTCCTGAATTCATCATTGTTGATGGCTGCAAATTGTTTCAGTAGCTAGGTTAAAAGCCATATATGAGGCACAGTACAAACAATGAGCTCGTCTCAAGCTCTGGCACCAAGATCAACAGCATATTGCTCGGTTGGTTCATAAAATAACTCTCGATGACTGTCACATGCCAGATGAGTAGGGGCATACTTAGTTGCACCAGGGCCAAACTTCGTGGCAAGATATGGCGCAAGGCAGAATTTATTTACTGCAATACCAACAAAACATTTTTATTCTGCTGTACAATATACAATACCTTATGGTGAATAAAGAAGACACAGAACAAAATGTTTCCGGAGTAAACCAACAATTTTTAAATACTATAGATCTTGCCTATTGGGTTAGCTTAACCTTTCCTAACATAAAATTTATCTTGAGAATGTCTCACGACACCCGTATTAGTTTTTTTGTCAAGTAATTGGCATAGCAAAACGAAATTTACCTGCTTCAGAATCAGAGGATTCAAAAATATGGATGTTGCGTATATGTTGAACAATGGGACGCTCGCTTCCTTGCAGGCTTCCTAGAAACTCCTTTGACATATCTGTCAGATACATCTGGTGGAGTGTCCTGATGTACTTGATGCCATAGGGTACAGCCTTTAGATTCCCTAAATCATTCAACTCCAAATTATTTAGACACATCATTGTTCCATCCTCTATCTCAATCCAATTCAGATTCTCCATTTTAGATAATTGCAGATAATTGAGCTTGGGGAACCATCCTGAACAAAAAGTTAGCTGCTCCCCACCATATGACCCACACATCAGCAGATAAACGAGGTTTGACATGTGAGATAAGGAGCTAATAGGGTCCTTCTTTAGACCAGACCAGTCTAATTTTAACCATGTTAACTTCTCAAAATTATAAAACATCGATGGAAGCACACCTGCCTCCAACTTTCCTGCGAGCTTGAAGAAAATCAGATTTGATAAGGGCTTTAGCATTTTTAAATCAAGAATCTCCTCCATGTCACATGCAGAAATAACCAACCTATTCAGGTTAGGCATCTTTGTCAGGGAATTCCATAATTCTGCAATGTAGCTTTGCCGCACTTCTACTATAGCCAAACTTCTCATTAATTTCAAGTTCCCGAGTTGTGAAACCAGATCTTTGTTGGCCGAAACAATCTGTAAAGCTTGCAGATTCTTTAGATGACAAATGTTACCAGGAAATTTTGTAGCACCAAAACAACTCAATGATCTTTGTTGAAAATCATGGACTGCAAACACATGTAAATGACGTAAGTTAGTTAGCTTAGTTATTTCCTGTGGCAATTCCTCTACATAGGTGAATCTGAGATCCAAAACTTGTAGGTTGACAAGTTTTCTGAATGATGCTGGTATAATCTTCACTTTTGTGTATGAAAAATCAAGATAACGCAAGTTATACAATTCTGTGACCACGCCCGGCACTTGTTCAATATTGACAAATCTTAGGCTCAGGACCCTCAGTAGTCTGAAACGTGATAAAATATCATTTATCCAAGAACATGGTACTTCAGTGTCAAACAAAATGAATGAGCGGAGCCGTGAACTAGCTAAAGAGTTCATGGTCTGGGCACCGCTTTGGATGAATAAGCGGCGAGCTTCATGGGCAATTTGGGTTGTACTGGCACCACCATGTGCAATACCAAACTTCTCCTTTTTAGCAATGATTGACGTAACCTCTCGCACAAGATCATGCATCACAAATGTTCTAGCTCTTCCACATGCTTTCCTTTCTGTGACCTGAAGAAGAGAGCGTTGAGTCAACTCCATAAGGTAACACTCAGCAACTTCCTCCATTGTCGTTCCATCCCCTCtctcttccacaagaccttccgCTATCCATAGCTTCGAAATATGTTTTTTTCTAATCTTGTAATCTTCAGGATAGAGGCTGCAGTATAGGAAGCAGCTCCTAAGATAACTTGGGAGATCATTCAAGCTCAACTTTAAGACACTGGAAATCCAGTTGAGCTCTGGATTGTTCGCTAATTGCCAGCTAAGTTGGTTGAAGAAAAATGCCCACTCCTGTTCCTTTAAGTCACGGTATGACAGAATACTGCCAATAGTTATAATGGCCAGTGGCAATCCTTGGCACTTTGCAACAATTTTATTTGCCCAATATCTTATATTTTCAGGACAAATGTTATCTTTTGAAGCATGAAAGGCCTTTTTACAAAATAGTTCCCATGATTCAGCATGTTTAAGGGTTTTAAGTTCAATGACATAGTTGTCAACTGCCAGAGAAGACACATCTTTCCTCCGGGTTGTTATCAGCACTTTACTTCCACAGTTGTTTCTGACAAATGCATAGTTCAAAAATAGCCAAGCATCTTTGTCCCATACATCATCCAAGACAATGAAATATTTCCTGTCCTGCA includes these proteins:
- the LOC136526981 gene encoding disease resistance protein RPM1-like isoform X2, whose translation is MGKTAFLPTALVSFSAGFSSLGPLQTAGEGCLLILLRNIPYSSKEKTVAGLSLDLAQKYSIQQLRDMADALFVVLRKVALSLGEGALVKIGTDVVEAAPVMTDFEQSMKQIEGELSVLQAFIGQVSAQRVGDKAFDAWLDQVRDVAHEVEDIIDEYAYLTSQAALDTSSFFKRKFHQIKNFVAWQKFPSQISQVEARIQRLTEMRNRYDLSIGKQGKSNNLQLTNQLFMSDSAYLTDHSEIVGNVDEIGRLNEWLLEERQDRTLIAIFGMGGLGKTTIASTVYKDQKIITSFDCHAWVVVSQTYQVENLLREIINRLIGERASMTSGVMTLSRMRLVELIQSHLQDRKYFIVLDDVWDKDAWLFLNYAFVRNNCGSKVLITTRRKDVSSLAVDNYVIELKTLKHAESWELFCKKAFHASKDNICPENIRYWANKIVAKCQGLPLAIITIGSILSYRDLKEQEWAFFFNQLSWQLANNPELNWISSVLKLSLNDLPSYLRSCFLYCSLYPEDYKIRKKHISKLWIAEGLVEERGDGTTMEEVAECYLMELTQRSLLQVTERKACGRARTFVMHDLVREVTSIIAKKEKFGIAHGGASTTQIAHEARRLFIQSGAQTMNSLASSRLRSFILFDTEVPCSWINDILSRFRLLRVLSLRFVNIEQVPGVVTELYNLRYLDFSYTKVKIIPASFRKLVNLQVLDLRFTYVEELPQEITKLTNLRHLHVFAVHDFQQRSLSCFGATKFPGNICHLKNLQALQIVSANKDLVSQLGNLKLMRSLAIVEVRQSYIAELWNSLTKMPNLNRLVISACDMEEILDLKMLKPLSNLIFFKLAGKLEAGVLPSMFYNFEKLTWLKLDWSGLKKDPISSLSHMSNLVYLLMCGSYGGEQLTFCSGWFPKLNYLQLSKMENLNWIEIEDGTMMCLNNLELNDLGNLKAVPYGIKYIRTLHQMYLTDMSKEFLGSLQGSERPIVQHIRNIHIFESSDSEAVNKFCLAPYLATKFGPGATKYAPTHLACDSHRELFYEPTEQYAVDLGARA